GAGGAGGTCGAGCCGGGGGCGGGGGCCGGCCGGCCGGTGGCGCGGCAGCATCCGGGCGAGCGCCGCGAAGATCACCAAACCGATGGGGACGTTGACGAAGAACACCCAGGGCCAGCCGGGACCGGCGGTCAGCGCGCCGCCCAGCAGGACGCCGAGGGCGGCGCCTCCGCCGCCGAGCGCGGACCACACGCCGAGCGCCTTGTTGCGCTCCTCGTCCTGGAACAGGGTGACGACGAGGGAGAGGGCCGACGGGGACAGCATCGCCGCCCCCACCCCCTGGGCGACGCGCCCGCCCAGCAGCACGGCGGCCGACCCGGCCAGGCCGGTCACCAGCGACGCGGCCGTGAACACCAGCAGTCCGGCCAGGACGACGCGCTTGGCCCCGAACAGGTCGGCGGCACGTCCTCCGAGGAGCATGAGGCCGCCGAACGCCAGGGTGTAGGCGCTGACCGTCCAGGTCACGGCCTGGCGGCCGAGGTCCAGGTCGGCCTCCAGGTGCGGCAGCGCGATCGCGACGACCGTGACGTCGAGGATCAGCATCAGCTGGGCCACGCCGAGAAATCCCAGGATGCGCCAGCGCGCGGGATGGGCCCGCGTGGCCGGGACGTGACTGTCTCCTGCCATGGTGAACTCCTTAACTCGTACTGTGCCATACGAGATATAGCAGAATAACGCGTACGGCGACATACGAGTTAAGATGCGGCATGCCTTCCGCCAGCACCGGGCGGCGCCGGCGCGCCGACGCCGAGCGCAACATCGCCCGCATCGTCTCCGCGGCGCGCGAGTGCCTGAGCGCGGACCCGGGCGCGAGCATCGACGACATCGCCAAGGCGGCCGGGGTCGGACGGATGACGCTCTACGGCCACTTCCCCAACCGGGCCGAACTGGTGGAGGCCGCCCTGGCCGACGCCCTGCGCGCCGGGGACGCGAAGCTGTCGGGCGTCGACCTGTCCGGCGACCCCGGGGAGGCGCTCGCGCGGCTGGTGGAGTCCAGCTGGTCCCTCGTGGCCGAGTCGAGGGCGCTGCTGGCGGCGGCGCAG
The sequence above is a segment of the Actinomadura coerulea genome. Coding sequences within it:
- a CDS encoding TetR/AcrR family transcriptional regulator, whose amino-acid sequence is MPSASTGRRRRADAERNIARIVSAARECLSADPGASIDDIAKAAGVGRMTLYGHFPNRAELVEAALADALRAGDAKLSGVDLSGDPGEALARLVESSWSLVAESRALLAAAQEVLPAGRVRELHADPAERVEAIIRRGQEEGVFRTDLPITWLVNVVQYVLHGAAEETRAERLDAEETGRVVTATVRSILAG